In the genome of Rhodoplanes sp. Z2-YC6860, one region contains:
- a CDS encoding LysR family transcriptional regulator yields the protein MNLAQLRYFVAVARNKSLSRAASDLHISQPALTRQIKLLESELGGGLLQRHARGVSVTDLGQILLERAERQLRDFEQLRSDVADASIAPSGRLRIGCPPSLSTFLLTRPLKTFMQTHPKVIVEVRESISDDLWKAVLHDRLDIAIVSATGLETSRHFLSEILFDEPIWMFGPRRARGWPASQSLDGLPLILTHSNNAARDAVERDMRRAGHEIKIVAETDSPRLMIEMIKAGVGYTIAPYLTFFRQLRTRELSGRPLKRLTVERTLIHRNDRSASKAMRLFAELLRPEIELACKEIAKAKS from the coding sequence TCAGCCGCGCAGCGAGCGACCTGCACATCTCCCAGCCCGCGCTGACCCGCCAGATCAAGCTCCTGGAAAGCGAGCTCGGCGGCGGGCTCCTGCAGCGCCACGCCCGCGGCGTCAGCGTCACCGATCTGGGCCAGATTCTGCTGGAGCGCGCCGAGCGTCAGTTGCGCGACTTCGAGCAGCTGCGCAGCGACGTTGCCGACGCCTCGATCGCGCCGAGCGGCCGGCTTCGCATCGGCTGTCCTCCTTCGCTCAGCACGTTTCTCCTGACGCGGCCGCTGAAGACGTTCATGCAGACGCATCCGAAGGTGATCGTGGAGGTGCGCGAAAGCATCAGCGACGATCTGTGGAAGGCCGTGCTGCACGACCGCCTCGACATCGCGATCGTCAGTGCGACGGGCCTTGAAACCAGCCGTCACTTCCTGTCTGAAATCCTGTTCGATGAGCCGATCTGGATGTTCGGCCCGCGACGAGCGCGTGGATGGCCGGCGAGCCAGAGCCTCGACGGGCTACCGCTGATTCTTACCCACTCCAACAACGCGGCGCGCGACGCGGTCGAGCGCGACATGCGGCGCGCGGGGCACGAGATCAAGATCGTGGCGGAGACGGATTCGCCGCGACTGATGATCGAGATGATCAAGGCCGGCGTGGGCTACACCATCGCGCCCTACCTCACCTTCTTCCGGCAGCTCCGCACCCGCGAGCTGTCGGGGCGACCGCTGAAGCGGCTCACGGTCGAGCGCACGCTGATCCACCGCAACGATCGCTCGGCGAGCAAGGCCATGCGCCTATTCGCTGAGCTCTTGCGGCCGGAAATCGAATTGGCCTGCAAGGAAATCGCCAAGGCGAAGAGTTAA